The genome window CGTGCCGCAAATCGCCTATGTCAGCTGCAATCCGGCGACGTTCGCGCGCGACGCCCGGCTGCTCGCGGACGGCGGCTATAGGCTGCTATCGGTGCAGCCGGTTGGCCAGTTCCTGTGGTCGACCCATGTCGAGCTGGCGGCCGCCTTCGCGCGCTAGCTGTGCAGCCAATGCATGGCGGCGTGGACGGTGAGGCCGAGCAGGCACAACGAAGACAAAGCGAACAAGGCGAAGCGGATCGGCAGCACGTTGACCGTCGACTGCCAGATGCTGTGGGCGATGCGCAGGATCGCATAACCCCAAGCGAGGGCGACGTTGATCGGCTCGTTCTCGCCCATCAGCGCAAGCGCCAGGACGATCGCGTAGAACAAGGTCGGCTGCTCCATCAGATGCGCATAATTGTGCGCCGGCCAATTGTGCGGGCCGGGGGGCATGTCCGCACCGCGCACGCCGGGCGGCATCTTCGCGCGATTTTTCATGAACGGCGCGCGTTTGACTGCAAGCCATACGAGCATGACGAGGCTCCACGCGACGAGCGCGATGACCGGGCCGAGTAACGGTTGCGAGTCCATGTGTCCCCCTTTTTGGGGGAGCATAGCGGAGTGGGGGAGCGGTGCTAGTGGGGCGCGTTGTCATTGCGCGGAGCGCGACGCTCCAGCTCCGGCGCCGTTGAATTGCCGCGCCGCTTCGCGGCTCGCAATGACGAGAAGGAGACTACCCCTCCACCATCCCCATCGCGCTGCGACCGGGAGGAGCCCTCAGTCGAACAACTTCGCGAACCTGGGCTTGGCGCGGTTGCGCCAGTGGCCGCGGTGGTA of Sphingomonas mesophila contains these proteins:
- a CDS encoding MAPEG family protein, translating into MDSQPLLGPVIALVAWSLVMLVWLAVKRAPFMKNRAKMPPGVRGADMPPGPHNWPAHNYAHLMEQPTLFYAIVLALALMGENEPINVALAWGYAILRIAHSIWQSTVNVLPIRFALFALSSLCLLGLTVHAAMHWLHS